The following coding sequences are from one Eucalyptus grandis isolate ANBG69807.140 chromosome 11, ASM1654582v1, whole genome shotgun sequence window:
- the LOC104426038 gene encoding uncharacterized ATP-dependent helicase YprA isoform X1 has translation MEKSERSIQVRALTGESTAVSIPIDKTVRDLKHLLKQTFPLAARYPNFNLYHKGVKLSLQNRISSYCIDVGEVVGFVPVVKKRSAEAEAEAQARTPCGSGVAGPNETPISKFADSAWSDMIREIRDVTSRDERAREGLPSKSPEVEPETDGQDTVSCSYLGKRRRDSDGEAKGWPEDLVLSILQSSSEDMLDEGNHEKLLSVLESVNCLQNPDTRSCLFLSKGSLREGVLGEWKENISSCLCPPWLLTIMKAFTFLNIYEVFLKFRRERITTNRVKKALSWIGRFGIKVNMKDIENLSILCPKVVSFVDYGMERKKLGDALVVMKSPTEKDDQFEDIPRIAEKKVSLSKLFYLMERRERSFRYTIRSIMCKHENGNTKFLSLDDLLMSTREGDVSTSKNKDSASVIEKKQARRVASTANHAKNQCHDTNAFLPAEMVEHLHKVVGSQGQIVHVEVISGRKPTYMEIPNDLSEDTKHALQHMKVTKLYSHQAESIQASLAGKNVAVATMTSSGKSLCYNVPVLEELLRNSSSCALYLFPTKALSQDQLRALTRMIEGIDAGLYIGIYDGDTLKEDRTWLRDNARLLITNPDMLHKSVLPYHGKFVRILSNLRYVVIDEAHYYKGAFGCHTALILRRLRRLCSHVYGSDPSFIFSTATSGNPREHCMELANLPSLELIQNDGSPSAQKLFVLWNSSSVGLHKNDNCVDAHKSAYKGSSPIWEVSRLFAEMVQHGLRCIAFCTSRKLCELVLSYTQEILRETAPNLVDSISSYRSGYTAEIRRAIESDFFGGKLRGIAATNALELGIDIGHLDVTLHLGFPGSIASLWQQAGRSGRREKPSLAVYVAFGGPLDQYFMKHPEKLFKSPIECCSIDAQNQLVLEQHLSCAAIEHPLSLHYDEKFFGNGLSSTITTLKNRGCVSSNPSCDSSARIWNYIGREKKPSDAVNIRAIETSTYLVMDIQKNEVLEKIEESKAFFQVHEGAVYIRQGKTYLVKDLDLSAKTAWCQEADLKYYTKTRDYTDIKVLGGDIAYPVTMSNFPSTNVGASKILVTTALANSCKVITTWFGFRRLSRGSGQVLDTVDLSLPKYSYQSQAVWISVPQTVKEAVEMKSFSFRAGLHAASHALLNVVPLCIICNSADLAPECSNPFDSRSFQERILLYDKHPGGTGVSLQVRPYFIELLTVALEVISSCCCMGDTGCPKCIQSMACHEYNEDLHKDAAIIIIKGVLDAEKAHFGHSPHSPKDS, from the exons ATGGAGAAGAGCGAGCGATCAATCCAGGTCCGAGCCCTAACCGGCGAATCGACCGCCGTCTCGATTCCGATCGACAAGACCGTCCGCGACCTCAAGCATCTGCTGAAGCAGACCTTCCCTCTCGCCGCCCGCTACCCTAACTTCAACCTCTATCACAAg GGTGTCAAATTGAGCTTGCAGAATCGGATCAGTAGCTACTGCATTGATGTCGGAGAAGTGGTGGGTTTCGTCCCCGTCGTCAAGAAACGgtcggcggaggcggaggcggaggcgcagGCGCGGACACCTTGTGGTTCTGGTGTTGCTGGCCCTAACGAGACGCCCATTTCCAAATTTGCGGATTCTGCGTGGTCTGATATGATTCGAGAAATACGTGATGTGACGAGTCGGGACGAGAGAGCACGCGAAGGTTTACCGAGCAAAAGTCCTGAAGTTGAACCGGAAACTGATGGGCAAGATACCGTGTCTTGTTCTTATCTTGGGAAGCGTAGAAGGGATTCGGATGGCGAAGCAAAAGGATGGCCGGAGGATCTTGTCCTTAGCATACTGCAGTCTTCTAGCGAGGATATGCTGGACGAGGGGAATCACGAGAAACTTCTTAGTGTTTTGGAGTCGGTTAATTGCCTGCAAAATCCGGATACTCGAAGCTGTTTGTTTCTCAGTAAAGGCAGTTTAAGGGAAGGCGTGCTTGGAGAGTGGAAAGAGAATATCAGTTCATGCTTGTGCCCACCGTGGTTGTTGACAATAATGAAGGCATTTACTTTCTTAAACATTTATGAagtctttttaaaatttaggcGGGAAAGAATCACGACGAATCGTGTAAAGAAAGCTCTAAGCTGGATTGGGAGGTTTGGGATCAAAGTCAATATGAAGGACATCGAGAATCTTTCGATTCTCTGCCCTAAG GTGGTGTCTTTTGTTGACTATGGTATGGAAAGGAAGAAACTCGGTGATGCTCTTGTTGTTATGAAGTCTCCTACGGAGAAGGATGATCAATTTGAAGACATCCCTAGAATTG CTGAAAAGAAGGTTTCCTTGTCGAAGCTTTTCTATTTAATGGAAAGACGAGAAAGGTCCTTCAGATATACTATCAGATCAATAATG TGTAAACATGAAAATGGGAATAccaaatttttgtccttggatGATCTACTCATGtccacaagagaaggagatgTTTCTACTAGTAAGAATAAGGATTCAGCAAGTGTAATCGAGAAGAAGCAGGCAAGGAGAGTAGCTTCGACAGCAAACCATGCAAAAAATCAATGTCAT GACACCAATGCATTCCTGCCGGCGGAAATGGTTGAACATCTCCACAAGGTTGTGGGCTCTCAAGGACAG ATCGTGCATGTTGAAGTGATTTCAGGCAGAAAACCAACTTATATGGAGATCCCAAATGATCTCTCAGAAGACACTAAGCATGCACTTCAACATATGAAAGTCACTAAATTGTATAGCCATCAG GCAGAGTCAATACAAGCTTCTCTTGCTGGGAAGAATGTTGCTGTGGCAACAATGACATCAAGTGGGAAATCCCTTTGCTACAATGTGCCAGTTCTCGAGGAGCTCTTGAGGAATTCATCCTCATGTGCTCTTTATCTGTTTCCGACAAAG GCTCTTTCTCAAGATCAACTTAGAGCTTTGACACGTATGATAGAAGGAATTGATGCTGGCCTGTATATTGGAATATATGATGGTGATACACTTAAGGAGGATAGGACATGGCTCCGTGACAATGCTAGATTG TTGATCACGAACCCAGATATGCTTCATAAATCAGTATTGCCATACCATGGAAAATTTGTGCGGATTTTATCAAACCTTAG GTATGTCGTGATTGATGAAGCTCATTACTACAAAGGAGCATTCGGATGTCATACTGCTCTTATTCTTAGGAGGCTTCGGCGGCTCTGCTCACATG TCTATGGCAGTGATCCTTCGTTCATCTTTTCAACGGCAACTTCTGGAAACCCTCGTGAGCATTGCATG GAACTTGCAAATCTACCATCATTGGAGCTAATTCAAAATGACGGGAGTCCCTCTGCTCAGAAGCTTTTTGTTTTATGGAATTCTTCCTCGGTT GGCCTGCATAAAAATGACAACTGTGTAGACGCTCATAAATCAGCATATAAGGGTTCGAG TCCGATTTGGGAAGTGTCTCGTCTGTTTGCAGAAATGGTTCAGCATGGACTAAGATGTATAGCTTTTTGTACATCACGTAAACTCTGTGAACTCGTTTTGTCCTATAC GCAAGAGATTCTTCGTGAGACAGCTCCAAATCTGGTTGACTCAATAAGTTCTTATCGATCTGGATATACTGCTGAG ATCAGGAGGGCAATAGAAAGTGATTTTTTTGGAGGGAAGCTACGCGGAATTGCTGCTACTAATGCTCTTGAGTTGGGTATTGATATTGGACATCTTGACGTAACTCTGCATTTGGGATTTCCTGGTAGTATTGCTAG CCTGTGGCAACAAGCAGGAAGGTCTGGACGAAGAGAAAAACCATCTCTTGCAGTGTATGTGGCATTTGGAGGGCCACTGGACCAATATTTTATGAAGCATCCGGAGAAACTTTTCAAGAGTCCAATAGAGTGCTGCAGTATAGACGCCCAAAATCAGTTG GTTCTTGAGCAGCATTTGAGCTGTGCTGCCATAGAACACCCGTTAAGTTTGCATTATGATGAGAAGTTTTTCGGTAATGGTCTCAGCAGCACCATAACAACTCTCAAGAATAGAGGATGTGTTAGTTCCAATCCATCCTGTGATTCCTCAGCTAGAATATGGAATTATATTGGGCGTGAG AAAAAGCCTTCGGATGCTGTCAACATTCGAGCAATAGAGACTAGTACGTATCTAGTGATGGatattcaaaaaaatgaagTCCTAGAGAAAATTGAGGAAAGCAAGGCCTTCTTTCAG GTACATGAAGGAGCTGTGTACATTCGGCAGGGCAAGACCTATCTGGTAAAAGATTTGGATCTGTCAGCTAAAACTGCTTGGTGCCAGGAGGCAGATTTAAAGTATTACACAAAAACTCGCGATTACACAGACATTAAGGTCCTTGGAGGTGATATA GCCTATCCGGTGACCATGTCCAATTTTCCAAGTACAAATGTTGGAGCAAGTAAAATTCTAGTAACGACTGCTCTGGCTAATAGTTGTAAAGTGATTACGACTTGGTTTGGATTCCGTCGACTAAGCAGAGGCAGTGGTCAAGTCTTGGATACAGTTGACCTTTCACTTCCCAAATATTCCTATCAGTCACAG GCAGTATGGATTTCAGTTCCGCAAACTGTCAAAGAAGCTGTTGAGATGAAAAGTTTCTCTTTCCGTGCGGGCTTACATGCTGCTTCACATGCTCTTCTAAATGTTGTGCCTTT ATGCATAATATGCAATTCAGCTGACTTGGCTCCAGAGTGTTCAAATCCGTTTGATTCACGGTCTTTTCAGGAGCGGATATTGTTGTATGACAAGCATCCTGGAGGAACTGGTGTTTCATTGCAA GTTCGTCCCTATTTCATTGAGCTACTAACTGTAGCTTTGGAGGTTATTTCATCTTGCTGCTGCATGGGAGACACTGGCTGCCCTAAATGCATCCAG AGTATGGCTTGTCACGAGTACAACGAAGACCTACACAAGGATGCTGCCATTATTATCATCAAG GGTGTTCTGGATGCAGAGAAAGCTCATTTTGGTCATTCTCCACACTCCCCAAAAGACTCTTGA
- the LOC104426038 gene encoding ATP-dependent helicase hrq1 isoform X4, with translation MEKSERSIQVRALTGESTAVSIPIDKTVRDLKHLLKQTFPLAARYPNFNLYHKGVKLSLQNRISSYCIDVGEVVGFVPVVKKRSAEAEAEAQARTPCGSGVAGPNETPISKFADSAWSDMIREIRDVTSRDERAREGLPSKSPEVEPETDGQDTVSCSYLGKRRRDSDGEAKGWPEDLVLSILQSSSEDMLDEGNHEKLLSVLESVNCLQNPDTRSCLFLSKGSLREGVLGEWKENISSCLCPPWLLTIMKAFTFLNIYEVFLKFRRERITTNRVKKALSWIGRFGIKVNMKDIENLSILCPKVVSFVDYGMERKKLGDALVVMKSPTEKDDQFEDIPRIAEKKVSLSKLFYLMERRERSFRYTIRSIMCKHENGNTKFLSLDDLLMSTREGDVSTSKNKDSASVIEKKQARRVASTANHAKNQCHDTNAFLPAEMVEHLHKVVGSQGQIVHVEVISGRKPTYMEIPNDLSEDTKHALQHMKVTKLYSHQAESIQASLAGKNVAVATMTSSGKSLCYNVPVLEELLRNSSSCALYLFPTKALSQDQLRALTRMIEGIDAGLYIGIYDGDTLKEDRTWLRDNARLLITNPDMLHKSVLPYHGKFVRILSNLRYVVIDEAHYYKGAFGCHTALILRRLRRLCSHVYGSDPSFIFSTATSGNPREHCMGLHKNDNCVDAHKSAYKGSSPIWEVSRLFAEMVQHGLRCIAFCTSRKLCELVLSYTQEILRETAPNLVDSISSYRSGYTAEIRRAIESDFFGGKLRGIAATNALELGIDIGHLDVTLHLGFPGSIASLWQQAGRSGRREKPSLAVYVAFGGPLDQYFMKHPEKLFKSPIECCSIDAQNQLVLEQHLSCAAIEHPLSLHYDEKFFGNGLSSTITTLKNRGCVSSNPSCDSSARIWNYIGREKKPSDAVNIRAIETSTYLVMDIQKNEVLEKIEESKAFFQVHEGAVYIRQGKTYLVKDLDLSAKTAWCQEADLKYYTKTRDYTDIKVLGGDIAYPVTMSNFPSTNVGASKILVTTALANSCKVITTWFGFRRLSRGSGQVLDTVDLSLPKYSYQSQAVWISVPQTVKEAVEMKSFSFRAGLHAASHALLNVVPLCIICNSADLAPECSNPFDSRSFQERILLYDKHPGGTGVSLQVRPYFIELLTVALEVISSCCCMGDTGCPKCIQSMACHEYNEDLHKDAAIIIIKGVLDAEKAHFGHSPHSPKDS, from the exons ATGGAGAAGAGCGAGCGATCAATCCAGGTCCGAGCCCTAACCGGCGAATCGACCGCCGTCTCGATTCCGATCGACAAGACCGTCCGCGACCTCAAGCATCTGCTGAAGCAGACCTTCCCTCTCGCCGCCCGCTACCCTAACTTCAACCTCTATCACAAg GGTGTCAAATTGAGCTTGCAGAATCGGATCAGTAGCTACTGCATTGATGTCGGAGAAGTGGTGGGTTTCGTCCCCGTCGTCAAGAAACGgtcggcggaggcggaggcggaggcgcagGCGCGGACACCTTGTGGTTCTGGTGTTGCTGGCCCTAACGAGACGCCCATTTCCAAATTTGCGGATTCTGCGTGGTCTGATATGATTCGAGAAATACGTGATGTGACGAGTCGGGACGAGAGAGCACGCGAAGGTTTACCGAGCAAAAGTCCTGAAGTTGAACCGGAAACTGATGGGCAAGATACCGTGTCTTGTTCTTATCTTGGGAAGCGTAGAAGGGATTCGGATGGCGAAGCAAAAGGATGGCCGGAGGATCTTGTCCTTAGCATACTGCAGTCTTCTAGCGAGGATATGCTGGACGAGGGGAATCACGAGAAACTTCTTAGTGTTTTGGAGTCGGTTAATTGCCTGCAAAATCCGGATACTCGAAGCTGTTTGTTTCTCAGTAAAGGCAGTTTAAGGGAAGGCGTGCTTGGAGAGTGGAAAGAGAATATCAGTTCATGCTTGTGCCCACCGTGGTTGTTGACAATAATGAAGGCATTTACTTTCTTAAACATTTATGAagtctttttaaaatttaggcGGGAAAGAATCACGACGAATCGTGTAAAGAAAGCTCTAAGCTGGATTGGGAGGTTTGGGATCAAAGTCAATATGAAGGACATCGAGAATCTTTCGATTCTCTGCCCTAAG GTGGTGTCTTTTGTTGACTATGGTATGGAAAGGAAGAAACTCGGTGATGCTCTTGTTGTTATGAAGTCTCCTACGGAGAAGGATGATCAATTTGAAGACATCCCTAGAATTG CTGAAAAGAAGGTTTCCTTGTCGAAGCTTTTCTATTTAATGGAAAGACGAGAAAGGTCCTTCAGATATACTATCAGATCAATAATG TGTAAACATGAAAATGGGAATAccaaatttttgtccttggatGATCTACTCATGtccacaagagaaggagatgTTTCTACTAGTAAGAATAAGGATTCAGCAAGTGTAATCGAGAAGAAGCAGGCAAGGAGAGTAGCTTCGACAGCAAACCATGCAAAAAATCAATGTCAT GACACCAATGCATTCCTGCCGGCGGAAATGGTTGAACATCTCCACAAGGTTGTGGGCTCTCAAGGACAG ATCGTGCATGTTGAAGTGATTTCAGGCAGAAAACCAACTTATATGGAGATCCCAAATGATCTCTCAGAAGACACTAAGCATGCACTTCAACATATGAAAGTCACTAAATTGTATAGCCATCAG GCAGAGTCAATACAAGCTTCTCTTGCTGGGAAGAATGTTGCTGTGGCAACAATGACATCAAGTGGGAAATCCCTTTGCTACAATGTGCCAGTTCTCGAGGAGCTCTTGAGGAATTCATCCTCATGTGCTCTTTATCTGTTTCCGACAAAG GCTCTTTCTCAAGATCAACTTAGAGCTTTGACACGTATGATAGAAGGAATTGATGCTGGCCTGTATATTGGAATATATGATGGTGATACACTTAAGGAGGATAGGACATGGCTCCGTGACAATGCTAGATTG TTGATCACGAACCCAGATATGCTTCATAAATCAGTATTGCCATACCATGGAAAATTTGTGCGGATTTTATCAAACCTTAG GTATGTCGTGATTGATGAAGCTCATTACTACAAAGGAGCATTCGGATGTCATACTGCTCTTATTCTTAGGAGGCTTCGGCGGCTCTGCTCACATG TCTATGGCAGTGATCCTTCGTTCATCTTTTCAACGGCAACTTCTGGAAACCCTCGTGAGCATTGCATG GGCCTGCATAAAAATGACAACTGTGTAGACGCTCATAAATCAGCATATAAGGGTTCGAG TCCGATTTGGGAAGTGTCTCGTCTGTTTGCAGAAATGGTTCAGCATGGACTAAGATGTATAGCTTTTTGTACATCACGTAAACTCTGTGAACTCGTTTTGTCCTATAC GCAAGAGATTCTTCGTGAGACAGCTCCAAATCTGGTTGACTCAATAAGTTCTTATCGATCTGGATATACTGCTGAG ATCAGGAGGGCAATAGAAAGTGATTTTTTTGGAGGGAAGCTACGCGGAATTGCTGCTACTAATGCTCTTGAGTTGGGTATTGATATTGGACATCTTGACGTAACTCTGCATTTGGGATTTCCTGGTAGTATTGCTAG CCTGTGGCAACAAGCAGGAAGGTCTGGACGAAGAGAAAAACCATCTCTTGCAGTGTATGTGGCATTTGGAGGGCCACTGGACCAATATTTTATGAAGCATCCGGAGAAACTTTTCAAGAGTCCAATAGAGTGCTGCAGTATAGACGCCCAAAATCAGTTG GTTCTTGAGCAGCATTTGAGCTGTGCTGCCATAGAACACCCGTTAAGTTTGCATTATGATGAGAAGTTTTTCGGTAATGGTCTCAGCAGCACCATAACAACTCTCAAGAATAGAGGATGTGTTAGTTCCAATCCATCCTGTGATTCCTCAGCTAGAATATGGAATTATATTGGGCGTGAG AAAAAGCCTTCGGATGCTGTCAACATTCGAGCAATAGAGACTAGTACGTATCTAGTGATGGatattcaaaaaaatgaagTCCTAGAGAAAATTGAGGAAAGCAAGGCCTTCTTTCAG GTACATGAAGGAGCTGTGTACATTCGGCAGGGCAAGACCTATCTGGTAAAAGATTTGGATCTGTCAGCTAAAACTGCTTGGTGCCAGGAGGCAGATTTAAAGTATTACACAAAAACTCGCGATTACACAGACATTAAGGTCCTTGGAGGTGATATA GCCTATCCGGTGACCATGTCCAATTTTCCAAGTACAAATGTTGGAGCAAGTAAAATTCTAGTAACGACTGCTCTGGCTAATAGTTGTAAAGTGATTACGACTTGGTTTGGATTCCGTCGACTAAGCAGAGGCAGTGGTCAAGTCTTGGATACAGTTGACCTTTCACTTCCCAAATATTCCTATCAGTCACAG GCAGTATGGATTTCAGTTCCGCAAACTGTCAAAGAAGCTGTTGAGATGAAAAGTTTCTCTTTCCGTGCGGGCTTACATGCTGCTTCACATGCTCTTCTAAATGTTGTGCCTTT ATGCATAATATGCAATTCAGCTGACTTGGCTCCAGAGTGTTCAAATCCGTTTGATTCACGGTCTTTTCAGGAGCGGATATTGTTGTATGACAAGCATCCTGGAGGAACTGGTGTTTCATTGCAA GTTCGTCCCTATTTCATTGAGCTACTAACTGTAGCTTTGGAGGTTATTTCATCTTGCTGCTGCATGGGAGACACTGGCTGCCCTAAATGCATCCAG AGTATGGCTTGTCACGAGTACAACGAAGACCTACACAAGGATGCTGCCATTATTATCATCAAG GGTGTTCTGGATGCAGAGAAAGCTCATTTTGGTCATTCTCCACACTCCCCAAAAGACTCTTGA